In Oceanobacillus sp. FSL K6-2867, one DNA window encodes the following:
- the rplS gene encoding 50S ribosomal protein L19, translating to MQQLIADITKDQLRTDHPEFRAGDTVKVHAKVVEGTRERIQVFEGVVIKRQNGGISETFTVRKISYGVGVERTFPLHSPRVDKIEVTRRGIVRRAKLYYLRNLRGKAARIKERR from the coding sequence ATGCAACAACTTATTGCAGACATCACAAAAGATCAACTTCGTACTGATCATCCTGAGTTTCGCGCTGGAGATACTGTAAAAGTACACGCGAAAGTAGTTGAGGGAACTCGTGAACGTATTCAGGTGTTCGAAGGTGTTGTAATCAAACGTCAAAATGGTGGAATTAGTGAAACATTCACAGTAAGAAAAATTTCTTATGGTGTAGGTGTTGAACGTACTTTCCCATTACATTCACCTAGAGTTGATAAAATCGAAGTTACTCGTCGCGGTATTGTACGTCGTGCGAAACTATACTATCTTCGTAATCTACGCGGAAAAGCAGCTCGTATTAAAGAACGTCGCTAA
- the lepB gene encoding signal peptidase I encodes MAKKKKNEWLDWIKALLMAFGLAFIVRAFLFAPIVVDGPSMLPTLHDRDQMIVNKFSYFFQEPERFDIVVFHASAQKDFIKRVIGLPGEHVAVEDNELYIDGEPVEEPFLDEQKDQMKPYQMLTNDFTLEELPGGYEVVPEGHVFVLGDNRGNSTDSRMLGVIPIDEIIGKTRLIYWPFDRMQLIGKEE; translated from the coding sequence ATGGCGAAAAAAAAGAAAAACGAATGGTTAGATTGGATAAAAGCGCTGCTGATGGCGTTTGGTTTGGCGTTTATCGTCCGCGCCTTTCTATTTGCTCCGATTGTAGTAGATGGACCTTCTATGCTGCCGACACTGCATGACCGGGATCAAATGATTGTTAATAAATTCTCTTATTTTTTTCAAGAACCAGAACGATTTGATATTGTTGTTTTTCATGCTTCCGCTCAAAAGGATTTTATTAAACGCGTAATCGGTCTTCCAGGCGAACATGTAGCGGTGGAGGATAATGAGCTTTATATTGATGGCGAACCAGTAGAAGAGCCTTTTTTGGATGAACAAAAGGATCAAATGAAACCATACCAAATGCTGACAAATGATTTTACATTAGAAGAATTGCCAGGAGGATATGAAGTGGTTCCAGAGGGACATGTTTTTGTTTTAGGCGACAACCGTGGCAATTCGACAGACAGCAGAATGCTTGGTGTCATACCGATTGATGAAATTATCGGAAAGACAAGATTAATTTATTGGCCATTTGATCGAATGCAATTAATTGGAAAGGAGGAATAA
- the ylqF gene encoding ribosome biogenesis GTPase YlqF, protein MTIQWFPGHMAKARREVEERLKLVDFVMELVDARTPLSSQNPMLQQVLQQKSKMIVLMKKDLADASQTEKWIAYFREKQIPAIAVDVNNKTDIKHVIQMAKGLGQAKLDKLLKKGIKPRAARAMIVGIPNVGKSTLINRLANKKIAKTGDRPGITKQQLWIKVKKDFELLDTPGILWPKFEEEAVGYRLAAIGTIKDQLLSLQDITVFVIQYMQKHYPVQLGERYEIARDMEDMLEIFNIIGKQRGALLSGGNINFDKVAEIVLRDLRTGRLGKITLETPEES, encoded by the coding sequence ATGACAATACAATGGTTTCCGGGGCATATGGCAAAAGCGAGAAGAGAAGTAGAAGAGAGGCTGAAACTTGTAGATTTCGTGATGGAGTTAGTTGATGCACGAACTCCACTCTCCTCGCAGAATCCAATGCTCCAGCAAGTATTGCAGCAAAAATCAAAAATGATCGTTTTGATGAAAAAGGATTTAGCTGACGCGAGTCAAACAGAAAAATGGATAGCATACTTTCGAGAGAAACAAATTCCAGCAATCGCTGTTGATGTCAATAATAAGACGGATATTAAACATGTCATTCAAATGGCAAAAGGGCTTGGACAAGCAAAATTAGATAAGCTTTTGAAAAAGGGTATTAAGCCAAGAGCTGCAAGAGCGATGATTGTAGGAATACCAAATGTTGGTAAATCAACACTTATTAATCGACTTGCAAATAAAAAAATTGCTAAGACCGGTGATCGTCCAGGGATTACAAAGCAACAGCTGTGGATTAAAGTGAAAAAAGACTTCGAATTACTTGATACACCCGGGATTCTGTGGCCGAAATTTGAAGAGGAGGCTGTTGGTTACAGGCTAGCGGCAATAGGAACAATTAAAGATCAGCTGCTTTCTTTACAGGATATTACGGTATTTGTTATCCAGTATATGCAAAAACATTATCCTGTTCAGCTCGGAGAAAGGTATGAAATTGCCCGGGATATGGAAGATATGCTGGAAATATTTAATATAATCGGAAAGCAGCGAGGTGCACTTCTAAGTGGTGGAAATATTAATTTTGACAAGGTTGCTGAAATTGTATTAAGAGACCTTCGAACTGGAAGATTAGGTAAAATCACACTGGAAACTCCGGAAGAATCATAA
- a CDS encoding ribonuclease HII, which produces MEKQSIAVIKQQIKNNELTDEMVQELMADERKGVQQLLKSYEKQKVKEKQLAEKFAEMSRYEQFAYSKGCEHIAGVDEAGRGPLAGPVVAASVILPKDFKLYGLNDSKQLNQATRDHFFKMIKDQAVSYGIGIIDNRKIDEMNIFEATKLAMQQSIEQLNPSPDHVLLDAVQLKALPYTSESLIKGDAKSISIAAASILAKVTRDNLMKEMHEEYPDYDFISNMGYGTKHHLEKLREIGASPYHRRSYAPVRNIIL; this is translated from the coding sequence ATGGAAAAGCAATCGATTGCTGTTATAAAACAACAAATTAAAAATAACGAACTAACAGATGAAATGGTACAGGAATTGATGGCAGACGAACGAAAAGGGGTCCAGCAATTACTGAAAAGCTATGAAAAGCAAAAAGTGAAAGAAAAGCAGTTAGCAGAAAAGTTTGCCGAAATGTCCCGTTATGAACAATTTGCTTATTCAAAGGGATGCGAACATATTGCAGGGGTTGATGAGGCTGGACGAGGACCTTTAGCGGGACCAGTTGTGGCAGCATCGGTAATCTTACCTAAAGATTTTAAATTGTATGGTTTAAACGATTCCAAACAATTAAATCAAGCGACAAGGGATCATTTTTTTAAAATGATTAAAGATCAAGCAGTTAGTTATGGAATTGGAATTATTGATAATCGGAAAATCGATGAAATGAATATCTTTGAAGCGACTAAGCTTGCAATGCAACAATCGATAGAACAGCTGAACCCAAGTCCGGACCATGTGTTATTAGATGCTGTTCAGTTAAAGGCCTTACCTTATACATCAGAGTCACTGATAAAAGGAGATGCAAAAAGCATTTCGATTGCAGCGGCAAGTATACTTGCCAAAGTGACACGGGATAATTTAATGAAAGAAATGCATGAAGAATATCCTGATTATGATTTTATCTCTAACATGGGGTATGGGACAAAGCATCATTTGGAAAAATTGCGTGAGATTGGCGCTTCACCATATCATAGAAGATCATATGCCCCTGTGAGGAATATCATTCTTTAA
- a CDS encoding EscU/YscU/HrcU family type III secretion system export apparatus switch protein — MTETRKKAAALRYDQGKDFAPKVTATGKGLVAEEILKKAQENNVPILEDASLVELLAELNINETIPEELFQAVAEVFAFVYRADKQLQKDNPNGR, encoded by the coding sequence ATGACCGAGACAAGAAAGAAAGCGGCAGCACTCCGCTATGATCAGGGAAAAGATTTTGCCCCTAAAGTTACAGCAACAGGGAAAGGGCTTGTAGCAGAGGAAATTTTAAAAAAGGCACAAGAAAATAATGTACCGATTTTAGAGGATGCTTCTCTTGTTGAACTGTTGGCGGAATTAAATATTAATGAAACAATACCAGAGGAATTGTTTCAGGCAGTAGCTGAAGTATTTGCATTTGTCTATCGTGCTGATAAACAGTTGCAAAAGGACAATCCAAATGGCCGTTAA
- a CDS encoding peptidoglycan-binding protein translates to MPFKGYRVTSPFGYRTHPITGIRGVFHTGIDLVKYHRAPINAFTAGIVLFAGKGKAGSGFGGYGNVVFIHDKNGRGQVYAHLDSVNVRRGQRINKGHIIGRQGNTGNTTGSHLHYEVRKTASSKPPYGWIADRANNCLNPTTYLESFHAAPAKNNSSRVRTIQSTLNKRYNTALTVDGIYGPQTKKALIKGYQTELNKQFNAKLGVDGIWGPKTKSATVTISKNARGNLTWILQAALYALGYNPNGLDGIFGGGTEKAVRDFQRNNKMKTDGKAGKNTFAKMFG, encoded by the coding sequence ATGCCATTTAAAGGATATCGAGTAACTTCCCCATTTGGATACCGCACACACCCTATAACGGGAATAAGAGGTGTTTTTCATACTGGAATCGATCTTGTTAAATACCACAGGGCACCAATTAACGCCTTTACTGCGGGCATTGTTCTATTTGCAGGGAAGGGAAAAGCAGGATCAGGATTTGGCGGATATGGAAATGTAGTGTTTATTCATGATAAAAATGGAAGAGGGCAAGTATATGCCCACCTAGATAGCGTAAACGTAAGAAGAGGTCAACGAATCAATAAAGGTCACATCATTGGCAGACAAGGGAATACAGGGAATACTACTGGTTCTCATCTGCATTACGAAGTACGAAAAACAGCATCAAGCAAACCGCCATATGGATGGATTGCAGACAGAGCAAACAATTGTTTAAATCCGACCACTTATCTGGAATCGTTTCATGCAGCTCCGGCTAAAAATAACTCTAGTCGTGTCCGTACTATTCAGTCTACTTTAAATAAAAGGTATAACACGGCTTTAACTGTCGATGGTATTTATGGGCCACAGACTAAAAAAGCTTTAATTAAAGGTTATCAGACCGAACTAAACAAGCAATTCAATGCCAAGTTAGGCGTTGATGGGATATGGGGACCGAAAACGAAATCTGCTACCGTTACAATTAGTAAAAATGCCAGAGGTAATTTAACCTGGATACTGCAGGCAGCATTATATGCGTTAGGCTATAATCCGAACGGGCTTGATGGAATATTTGGAGGAGGCACAGAAAAGGCGGTAAGAGACTTTCAGCGTAATAACAAAATGAAAACAGACGGGAAAGCTGGAAAAAATACCTTTGCTAAAATGTTTGGATGA
- the sucC gene encoding ADP-forming succinate--CoA ligase subunit beta, translated as MNIHEYQGKEVLRNFGVKVPTGYVAYTVDEAVKAAKELGTSVTVVKAQIHAGGRGKAGGVKVAKNLDEVRTYADEILGKTLVTHQTGPEGKEVKRLLIEEGCDIKKEYYIGVVLDRATSRVVFMASEEGGTEIEEVAEATPEKIFKEVIDPVVGLTPFQARRLAFNINIPNELIGKAVKFMTGLYQAFVEKDCSIAEINPLVTTGDGEVLALDAKLNFDDNALYRQKDIVELRDLEEEDEKEIEASKYDLSYISLDGNIGCMVNGAGLAMSTMDIIKHYGGDPANFLDVGGGATAEKVTEAFKIILSDSNVKGIFVNIFGGIMKCDVIAEGVVEATKQVGLEIPLVVRLEGTNVEKGKKILEESGLNITSASSMADGAEKIVSMVN; from the coding sequence ATGAACATTCACGAGTATCAGGGGAAAGAAGTCTTACGCAATTTTGGTGTGAAAGTTCCAACTGGCTATGTAGCATATACAGTGGATGAAGCGGTTAAGGCAGCAAAAGAACTGGGCACATCTGTAACCGTTGTCAAGGCGCAGATTCACGCCGGCGGAAGAGGTAAAGCTGGAGGCGTTAAAGTAGCAAAGAACTTAGATGAAGTTCGTACATATGCGGATGAAATTCTTGGAAAAACATTGGTAACCCATCAAACAGGTCCTGAAGGAAAAGAAGTTAAACGTTTACTTATTGAAGAGGGTTGCGACATTAAGAAAGAATATTATATAGGTGTTGTTCTGGATCGCGCAACTTCACGTGTCGTTTTTATGGCATCTGAAGAAGGCGGAACAGAAATTGAAGAAGTAGCTGAAGCAACTCCTGAGAAAATCTTTAAGGAAGTTATTGACCCAGTAGTTGGTCTAACACCTTTCCAAGCTAGAAGACTAGCATTTAACATAAATATACCAAATGAATTAATTGGAAAAGCCGTTAAGTTTATGACAGGTCTTTATCAGGCTTTTGTCGAAAAAGATTGTTCTATTGCAGAGATCAATCCTCTTGTCACAACTGGTGACGGAGAGGTTTTAGCACTAGATGCAAAGTTAAACTTCGATGATAATGCATTATACCGTCAAAAAGACATTGTCGAATTAAGAGATTTAGAGGAAGAGGACGAAAAAGAAATTGAAGCATCCAAATATGACTTGAGCTACATTTCCTTAGATGGAAATATTGGTTGTATGGTAAATGGTGCTGGACTTGCTATGTCAACAATGGACATTATTAAACACTATGGCGGTGATCCGGCTAACTTCCTTGATGTGGGAGGCGGTGCAACTGCTGAAAAGGTAACTGAAGCATTTAAAATTATCCTATCTGATTCGAATGTAAAAGGAATTTTTGTTAACATCTTTGGCGGTATTATGAAATGCGACGTTATTGCAGAAGGTGTTGTAGAAGCTACCAAACAAGTAGGCCTTGAAATTCCACTTGTCGTTCGTCTGGAAGGGACAAACGTGGAAAAAGGGAAGAAAATTCTTGAAGAATCAGGCTTAAATATTACATCAGCAAGTTCAATGGCTGATGGCGCAGAAAAAATTGTATCAATGGTGAACTAA
- the sucD gene encoding succinate--CoA ligase subunit alpha: protein MSVYINKDTKVIVQGITGSTATFHTKQMLEYGTKIVGGVTPKKAGTEVEGVPVFNTVKDAVDATGATASVIYVPAPFAADAIIEAADAELDLVICITEHIPVLDMVIVKRYMEGKKTRLIGPNCPGVITADESKIGIMPGYIHKKGHIGVVSRSGTLTYEAVHQLTQAGYGQTTAVGIGGDPVNGTNFIDVLKEFNEDPETEAVIMIGEIGGTAEEEAAEWVKANMKKPVVGFIGGATAPPGKRMGHAGAIISGGKGTAEEKTRIMEACGITVAETPAVMGETMIKVLKENGLEEKCKTH, encoded by the coding sequence ATGAGTGTTTATATAAATAAAGATACGAAAGTAATTGTCCAAGGAATTACTGGTTCAACAGCCACATTCCATACGAAGCAAATGCTTGAGTACGGCACGAAAATCGTTGGGGGAGTAACACCGAAAAAAGCTGGTACGGAAGTTGAAGGTGTACCTGTTTTTAATACAGTAAAAGATGCTGTAGATGCGACTGGTGCAACAGCATCGGTAATTTATGTGCCTGCTCCATTCGCAGCTGATGCGATTATAGAGGCTGCAGATGCTGAGTTAGACTTAGTTATCTGTATTACAGAGCATATTCCAGTTTTAGATATGGTAATAGTAAAACGTTATATGGAAGGCAAGAAAACACGTCTGATTGGACCTAACTGCCCTGGTGTTATCACGGCAGACGAATCAAAAATTGGAATAATGCCAGGTTATATTCATAAAAAAGGACACATTGGTGTTGTCTCGCGTTCTGGAACGTTAACCTATGAAGCGGTACACCAATTAACCCAAGCTGGATACGGGCAAACAACGGCAGTCGGTATCGGTGGAGACCCTGTTAACGGGACAAACTTTATTGATGTACTAAAAGAATTTAATGAAGACCCAGAAACAGAGGCAGTTATAATGATAGGTGAAATTGGCGGTACAGCTGAGGAGGAAGCTGCAGAGTGGGTTAAAGCTAATATGAAAAAACCTGTTGTTGGCTTTATCGGCGGAGCAACTGCACCTCCAGGAAAACGTATGGGACATGCCGGCGCAATTATTTCCGGTGGGAAAGGCACAGCAGAAGAGAAGACTCGCATCATGGAAGCATGCGGCATTACAGTTGCTGAAACACCTGCCGTAATGGGCGAAACCATGATTAAAGTTCTAAAAGAAAATGGACTTGAAGAAAAGTGTAAAACACATTAA
- the dprA gene encoding DNA-processing protein DprA, whose translation MNYKIITIVDESYPPMLNTIKDAPLVLYALGDISLLSYNPAISVIGTRNPSSEAAQKIDLVVKPLVKKQWLIVSGMAKGIDSLAHKIALSYKQKTIAVLGGGFMHVYPKQNMSLFKQIVKHGLVLSEYAPDVRPVKYHFPERNRIISGLGFGTLVIEATERSGTLITVDQALDQGREVYAVPGSLAHPQTKGCHQMIQDGAKLVHNAQDILEDWMPIQNE comes from the coding sequence ATGAATTATAAAATCATCACAATAGTTGACGAAAGTTATCCACCTATGTTAAATACAATTAAAGATGCTCCACTTGTGCTGTATGCTCTTGGTGATATTTCATTATTGTCGTATAACCCGGCAATCAGTGTAATCGGGACAAGAAACCCTTCAAGTGAAGCAGCACAAAAGATAGATCTCGTTGTAAAGCCGCTTGTAAAAAAACAATGGCTAATTGTAAGTGGGATGGCTAAAGGGATTGATAGTTTAGCGCATAAAATTGCTTTAAGCTATAAACAGAAAACAATAGCTGTTTTAGGAGGCGGTTTCATGCATGTTTATCCTAAGCAGAACATGTCCCTATTCAAGCAAATTGTGAAACATGGTCTCGTTTTATCCGAATATGCTCCAGACGTTCGGCCAGTAAAATACCATTTCCCAGAAAGGAATCGTATTATAAGCGGGCTTGGATTTGGAACGTTAGTGATTGAAGCAACTGAAAGAAGTGGTACACTGATAACAGTTGATCAAGCTCTTGATCAAGGAAGAGAGGTATATGCAGTACCGGGATCACTTGCACATCCACAAACAAAGGGTTGTCATCAGATGATTCAGGACGGGGCCAAGCTTGTCCATAACGCTCAGGATATCCTCGAAGATTGGATGCCAATTCAAAATGAATAA
- the topA gene encoding type I DNA topoisomerase, with protein sequence MSDYLVIVESPAKAKTIERYLGKKYTVKASMGHIRDLPKSQMGVDVDENYKPKYITIRGKGDVLKELRKSAKKAKKIYLAADPDREGEAIAWHLAHILSVDENSKCRVVFNEITKDAIKESFKHPRAIDLDLVDAQQARRILDRLVGYNISPLLWKKVKKGLSAGRVQSVALKMILDREKEIEHFVPEEYWSIDAAFQKEQELFEGSFYGINGKKKELKSEDDVKEVKAKLKGNSFDITKVNKRERKKNPAQPFITSSLQQEAARKLNFRAKKTMMIAQQLYEGIDLGKKAGGITGLITYMRTDSTRISETAKQEAKGYIEENFGKEYLGNVRAAKNKEGAQDAHEAIRPTSTLRDPKSLKDVLSRDQLRLYKLIWERFVASQMSPAVMDTMTVHLINNNVEFRATGSKIKFKGFMRVYIEGTDDNKKVEDKLLPDLAEGMVVESKEIKPNQHFTQPPPRYTDARLVRAMEELGIGRPSTYAPTLDTIQRRGYVTMDNKRFVPTELGTIVSDLVEEFFPEIIDADFTAKMENDLDSIEDGKVEWMKIIDEFYNGFSKRLDVAEKEMEKIEIRDEPAGIDCEECGHEMVYKMGRYGKFLACSNFPECRNTKPILKEIGVKCPKCKEGNVVERKSKKRRIFYGCDRFPDCDFVSWDKPISRPCPKCDSLLVEKKGKKETQVQCTNCEYKEVAQS encoded by the coding sequence ATGTCAGATTATTTAGTAATCGTTGAGTCGCCTGCAAAGGCGAAAACGATTGAACGTTATTTGGGAAAAAAATATACAGTAAAAGCATCGATGGGACACATAAGGGACTTACCGAAGAGTCAAATGGGTGTTGACGTCGATGAAAATTATAAACCAAAATATATTACGATTCGCGGTAAAGGCGATGTATTGAAAGAATTAAGGAAGTCAGCAAAAAAGGCGAAAAAAATTTATCTCGCAGCCGACCCCGATAGAGAAGGGGAAGCAATTGCTTGGCATTTGGCACATATTTTGAGTGTGGATGAAAATTCGAAATGCCGAGTTGTTTTTAATGAAATTACAAAAGATGCAATAAAAGAATCATTTAAACATCCGCGTGCAATCGATTTAGATTTAGTTGATGCACAACAGGCTAGAAGGATTCTTGATAGGCTCGTAGGTTACAATATTAGTCCGTTGCTCTGGAAAAAAGTAAAAAAAGGACTTAGTGCTGGTCGTGTACAGTCAGTAGCATTAAAAATGATTTTAGATCGAGAAAAGGAAATTGAACATTTCGTTCCTGAGGAATATTGGTCCATTGACGCAGCTTTTCAAAAGGAACAAGAGTTATTTGAAGGCTCTTTTTATGGAATCAATGGGAAAAAGAAAGAATTAAAATCGGAAGACGACGTAAAAGAAGTAAAAGCAAAATTAAAAGGAAATTCGTTCGATATAACAAAAGTAAACAAACGGGAAAGGAAGAAAAACCCTGCACAGCCTTTTATTACCTCTTCTCTACAGCAAGAAGCTGCACGGAAGCTGAATTTCCGTGCGAAAAAAACCATGATGATTGCCCAACAGTTGTATGAAGGAATTGATTTGGGCAAAAAAGCGGGTGGGATTACTGGGCTAATCACCTACATGCGTACAGATTCGACTCGTATCTCTGAAACAGCAAAGCAAGAAGCAAAAGGTTACATTGAAGAAAACTTTGGTAAAGAATACCTTGGCAATGTAAGAGCTGCTAAAAATAAAGAGGGTGCGCAGGATGCACACGAAGCAATTCGGCCAACCTCAACATTAAGGGATCCGAAATCATTAAAGGATGTATTATCACGTGACCAGCTTCGATTATACAAACTGATTTGGGAGCGATTCGTTGCTAGTCAGATGTCGCCAGCAGTAATGGATACAATGACCGTGCATTTAATAAATAATAACGTAGAGTTTCGTGCTACCGGATCAAAGATTAAATTTAAAGGATTTATGAGGGTTTATATTGAGGGAACGGATGATAATAAAAAGGTGGAGGATAAGCTGCTGCCTGATTTAGCTGAAGGCATGGTCGTAGAGTCGAAAGAAATTAAACCAAACCAGCACTTTACTCAGCCTCCACCAAGGTATACAGATGCAAGACTTGTACGGGCAATGGAGGAGCTTGGTATTGGCCGACCTTCAACATATGCACCGACCTTAGATACGATTCAGCGAAGAGGTTATGTTACAATGGATAATAAACGCTTTGTTCCAACTGAATTGGGAACAATCGTATCGGATTTAGTAGAAGAGTTTTTCCCAGAAATTATTGATGCTGATTTTACTGCTAAAATGGAAAATGATCTCGATTCAATAGAGGATGGAAAAGTTGAATGGATGAAGATTATAGATGAATTCTACAATGGTTTCAGCAAGCGACTTGATGTAGCTGAGAAAGAAATGGAAAAAATTGAAATCCGAGATGAGCCAGCTGGCATTGATTGTGAAGAATGTGGACATGAAATGGTCTATAAAATGGGACGTTATGGAAAATTCCTTGCCTGTTCCAACTTCCCGGAATGTCGTAATACAAAACCAATTTTAAAAGAAATTGGTGTCAAATGTCCGAAATGCAAAGAGGGAAATGTCGTCGAAAGAAAATCGAAAAAACGCCGAATATTTTACGGCTGTGACCGATTCCCTGACTGTGATTTCGTCTCATGGGATAAACCTATTTCAAGACCTTGTCCAAAATGTGATTCCTTACTGGTAGAGAAAAAAGGTAAAAAAGAGACACAGGTTCAATGTACAAATTGTGAATATAAAGAAGTAGCACAAAGTTAG
- a CDS encoding hydrolase, translated as MTNKNHYFIAVKEREIREIPVDDNEEEFEIIADDDELSIVRELFLNMKDHANEATSFIIKDPFNDRRADLERNEYEKNLQQVYRKIYELGTEETKAKIQETGIIE; from the coding sequence ATGACAAACAAAAATCATTACTTTATTGCTGTAAAGGAAAGAGAAATTAGAGAGATACCGGTAGACGATAATGAAGAAGAATTTGAAATCATTGCAGATGATGATGAGTTAAGTATAGTGCGCGAATTATTTTTAAATATGAAAGATCATGCTAATGAAGCCACAAGTTTTATTATTAAAGATCCATTTAATGACCGCAGAGCAGATCTAGAGAGAAATGAGTACGAAAAAAACCTACAGCAAGTATATCGGAAAATATATGAACTTGGAACAGAAGAAACAAAAGCAAAAATTCAAGAAACAGGAATAATTGAGTAA
- the xerC gene encoding tyrosine recombinase XerC, whose amino-acid sequence MNTFAYSEAFIEYLQIEKNASPYTVKYYQNDLEVFFDFLRQEGIDDLHVVSHREVRLFLTRLYEQKLTRRSVSRKLSSLRSFYKFMEREEWVKTNPFVHIHLPRTDKPIPGFFYMEELEELFEVNDLNSPTGQRDQAILEMLYGTGIRVSECQGLKLGDIDFSIGTIFVKGKGRKERYVPFGRFAEIALETYIHDGRMKILEKSQDSDAVFLNARGKPLTTRGIRVILNKIVERAAMTVEIHPHKLRHTFATHMLNEGADLRTVQELLGHENLSSTQIYTHVTKDHLREVYMKSHPRANGQNRNE is encoded by the coding sequence TTGAATACATTCGCATACAGTGAAGCGTTCATTGAATATTTGCAGATTGAGAAGAATGCTTCACCTTATACGGTAAAGTATTATCAGAATGATCTGGAAGTATTTTTTGATTTTCTTCGTCAAGAGGGGATTGACGATCTGCACGTTGTTTCACATCGAGAAGTGAGGCTTTTTCTAACGAGATTGTATGAGCAGAAATTAACCAGAAGGTCAGTTTCAAGGAAACTTTCATCGTTGCGAAGCTTTTATAAGTTTATGGAGCGAGAAGAATGGGTTAAGACAAATCCGTTTGTTCATATCCATTTACCAAGGACTGACAAACCAATTCCAGGCTTTTTCTACATGGAGGAATTGGAAGAATTGTTTGAAGTAAATGATTTGAATAGCCCAACTGGCCAACGTGATCAAGCTATACTGGAAATGTTATATGGAACCGGTATTCGAGTTAGTGAATGTCAAGGTTTAAAGCTTGGAGATATTGATTTTTCGATTGGAACCATTTTTGTAAAAGGTAAAGGTCGAAAAGAACGATATGTCCCATTTGGCAGGTTTGCAGAAATTGCATTAGAAACTTACATTCATGACGGCAGAATGAAGATATTGGAAAAATCCCAAGACTCTGATGCAGTCTTTTTAAATGCTCGCGGTAAACCGTTGACGACAAGAGGAATACGAGTAATTCTAAATAAGATTGTAGAACGGGCTGCAATGACCGTGGAAATTCATCCACATAAACTTCGTCACACATTTGCGACACATATGCTTAACGAAGGTGCAGATCTGCGTACGGTACAGGAATTACTTGGACATGAAAATCTATCGTCTACACAAATTTATACGCATGTAACAAAGGATCATTTACGTGAAGTGTACATGAAAAGCCATCCGAGAGCGAATGGTCAAAACCGTAATGAGTGA
- the hslV gene encoding ATP-dependent protease subunit HslV: MATEMHATTIFAIQHNGQCAMSGDGQVTLGNAIVMKHKAKKVRTLYNGKVLAGFAGSVADAFTLFEKFESKLQAYNGNLTRASVELAKEWRSDKVLRKLEAMLIVMNKENMYLVSGTGEVIEPDDGILAIGSGGNYALSAGRALVRHSGNLTAKEIAQTALEVAGEICVYTNNHITLQVLD, encoded by the coding sequence ATGGCTACTGAAATGCACGCTACTACAATTTTTGCTATCCAGCATAATGGACAGTGCGCCATGAGTGGAGATGGGCAAGTAACATTAGGGAATGCCATTGTAATGAAGCATAAAGCTAAAAAAGTAAGAACCTTGTACAATGGTAAAGTGCTGGCGGGCTTTGCTGGATCTGTTGCAGATGCTTTCACGCTTTTTGAGAAATTTGAAAGTAAGCTTCAAGCCTATAATGGAAATTTGACCCGGGCATCGGTTGAGCTAGCCAAGGAATGGCGTTCAGATAAGGTGCTACGCAAATTGGAAGCAATGCTGATTGTCATGAATAAAGAAAATATGTACTTGGTTTCTGGTACTGGTGAAGTTATCGAACCAGATGATGGTATTTTGGCTATTGGTTCAGGTGGTAACTATGCATTAAGTGCAGGAAGAGCTTTGGTTAGACATTCTGGTAACCTGACTGCAAAGGAAATTGCTCAAACAGCCTTGGAGGTTGCAGGTGAAATTTGTGTATATACAAATAATCATATTACATTGCAAGTACTTGATTAA